Genomic DNA from Leptospira venezuelensis:
GGTGTTTGACGTAGTAGAGCGATAGCCATACTACCCCGAAAAGTACCCCCGCGTAAGCTAGGATCGCAGTTGCGATATCAATCATAGGAAGAACTGCGGCTATAGGTGTAACTTTAGTCGCAGTAATCTTCGTAGCTTCACCAAGAATTAGGAAAAGACCTC
This window encodes:
- a CDS encoding LIC10816 family protein — protein: MDTVTIFALALLAVPVFARFARVSKDAMNRYHLIGLGGLFLILGEATKITATKVTPIAAVLPMIDIATAILAYAGVLFGVVWLSLYYVKHPNEI